The DNA region GCTCAGACCGCGGAGATCGCCGACGGCTGGATACCGATCTTCTACACGCCCCGGTCCGCTGGGATGTACCAGCCCTGGCTCGACGAGGGCTTCGCTCGCCCGGGTGCACGACGTACCCGTGAGGACTTCGAGATCGCGGCCACCTGCCACCTGCAGATCGTGGAGAACGCCGAGCAGAAGCAGCAGGCGCTGGACGCGATGAAGCCCTTCGCCTCTCTCTACATGGGCGGGATGGGAGCCAAGGAGCAGAACTTCCACACCCAGGTCTTCGCGCGGATGGGCTACGGCGACCTCGCCGAGAAGGTGCAGGAGCTCTACCTGGCCGGCCGCAAGGACGAGGCCACCGCGCTGATCCCCGACGAGCTCGTCGACGACCTGCACATCATCGGCACCCCGGGCGAGGTGCGGGAGCGGGTCGCGCAGTGGGAGGAGACCGGCGTGACCACGCTGCTGTTGAGCGCCCGGACCGCCGACGACGTCCGGTCGGTGGCCGAGGCGCTGGGGTGAGCCGCGTGCCGGGTGGGCGGCGCGCCCACCCGGCACACCCGGGCTCCCCGAAGAACCGCGCAGGTCAGCCGCGCAGGGCGGAGGCGAAGATCGCCGGCAGGCCGCGCCACCGGGGGTGAGCGGCGAACCGGGTCAGGCGCCGACCGGTGGTGGTCGCGGTGCGGTTGTCCACGAACCACGGTGGTTTGGGTGCCAGGCTCCACTCGCCGTGCACGATCGAGCGTGGCGAGGGCCGGAAGGGACCTCGGACGACGGTGCGCTCCACGCCGTCGAGCAGGAGCGCGTTGTGCACGATGCCGCGACCGCTCTGGATGTCGTCGAGCGGGTGCCCCGGGAAGGCGCCCCAGGTGGCGTTCGCGGTGAGGTAGCCCACCCCGGTCCACACGTTGATCCCGATCGTGCCGTAGCGCAGCCGGGCGACCTGGTCCTCGAAGCCCTCGCCCAACGCCCGGCGGGTACGGGGGTGAAGGACGATGTTGGCGCCCAGGGTGCCGCGCAGCCGGTCGTTGCAGAAGTCGACCGCGCGCGCCAGGAAGTCCGACCCGCGGCCGGGTATCTCGGTGACGCCGAGCACCGGCCCGAAGAACTCGGAGCGGAAGGCGGGCTCCGTCGGATCCGCCGGGTCCAGGCCGGTGATCAGGGTGCGCTCGGCGGTGCCGCCGACCGGGACCGCCCGCGGGTGCGCCCGGCGGGCATCGTCGGCCCGCGCCACGGTTCCCGGATACCACGGCAGCCGCGCAGGAGCCGCAGCCAGGGCCTCCGTGAGCTCGCGGAGGAAGTCGTCCTTCTGCTCCCAGTCCGCGCTGAGCACCACCACCTGTGCCGCGATGCAGTTGCTGCCGCCGTTGTGCAGCCGCTGGGTCGCGATGTGCTGGGCCTGGAACCGCAGGTCCCGCTTCGACCACTTCCCGGGCACCACGACGACCGGCGCCGCGCCGCCCAGCTCGCTGGTGATCGGCTTGGTCAGCGCGGGCGTGCCGGCCGCGCGGTTGGCGCGGGCGGTCTCACCGGTACCCCAGACGATCGCATCGTGGGTGGCCTCACTGCCGGTCATGTGCACCGCCGCGACGTCCGGATGCTCGATCAGTGCGGCGCCGAGCTCGAGGCCGCCGGTGACGATCTCGATGGCCCCGATCTCGATGAACGGCGCGAAGATCCGTCGGTACACCTCGGCCAGCGGGTCCGAGATCGGGTTGAGCTTGACCGCGGCGACACGGTTGTCGGCGTACAGCACGTAGAGGAGGTCGCTGGGCACGATCGAGGTGATGTTGCCCGCCCCCAGGACGGCCGCCACGCCCGCGGTGTCGTCGGGGGTGCGCTGACCGAGACCCTGGCCGGCCACGAGCTCGTCCTCCCCGACGCCGGGGCGCATCCAGACCTGCGCGGTGAAGCCGTTGAGCAGGAGCCACTCGAAGGGGTTGGACGGCAGGACGTCGACGGCGATCCGATCACCGGCGATGCGGCGTACGTCGAACCCGGCGAGCGGGTCGCCGCCCTCGGCCATGACGGTGAGGGTGCGGTGCAGGGCCTGCACGTAGCTCGCGGTCGCCCACGGGCCGCTCATCCACTCCTCGCCGACGAGCGGTGAGTCCGCGGGCAGGCCCTTGATCTCGCACGCGATCCGGACCCAGTCCTCGGCACACTCGTCGACGAGCGCGACGAACCGGGTCAGCAGCGCTGCCCGCTCGGCCAGCGGGGTGCGCGCCCACCTCGTCTCACCGGCGGTGAGTCGTTCGACGATCAGGTCGGCCGCCAGCGCCGCGCTGGTGGCGGCGTCCGCCTCGGTGCTCATCGGGCCGCAGCGATCATGGCGGCGGCCTTCTCGCCGACCAGCACGCTGGGCGCGTGCGTGTTGCCGTGCGTGACGGTCGGGAACACCGAGGCGTCCGCGACGCGCAGCCCGCTCACACCGTGGACGCGCAGCTCGTGGTCGACCACGCCGTCGGCCTCCGAGCCCATCCGGGCCGTGCACGAGGGGTGGTAGGTGTGCACGATGTTGCGCCGGATGTCCGCCTCGAGCTCGGCCCGCGTCCGGACGCTGGCCGGCGGGTGCAGGTGGCGGGTGGTGAGCGGCTTGAGCGCAGCGGAGTCGGCGACCGCCCGGATCCGCTCGATCGCGGCGACCATCGAGTCCATCTCGGCCGGGTCGGACATGTAGTTGAACCGCGCCGCGACCTGGGCCTTCGGGTCCGCGCTGCGCAGCCGGACCGACCCACGGCTCTTCGAGCCGATCAGCGATGCGGCGATCACGTAGGCGGCCTTGTCGTGGGTGGAGAAGCCGTTGTCCCAGAAGTACGCGGGCCCGCCGACCAGCTGGATGTCGGGCGTCTCCTCGTCGGGTCGGGTGCGGAGGAAGCCGGTGACCTCCGCGATCGGCGAGGTCAGCAGTCCCTTGCGCGCGGCGAGGTACTTCACGAGCTGGATCGGGGACTCCGCCTCGGCCAGCGTGCCCTTCGCGCTGGTCTCGAAGTTCGCGGTGTAGAACGGGTGGTCCATCAGGTGGGCGCCGACGTTCGGGTTGTCCAGCAGCGTGGCGATGCCGTGCTCGGCGAGGTGGTCGGCCGGACCGATCCCCGAGAGCATCAGCAGCTGCGGAGTGTTGAAGGCGCCGGCGGACAGGATCACCTCGCGGTCGGCGCGGATCGTCCGCAGCCTCCCCTCGACCTCCACCTCGACGCCGACGGCCCGGCCGCCCTCGACCGAGACCCGGTGCACCTGGGCGTCGGAGAGCAGGGTGAAGTTGGCACGCTTGAGCGCGGGCCGCACGTAGCCGTCGGCGGTCGTCCACCGCTGACCCCGGCGCAGCGTCGACTGGTGGTTGCCCGCGCCGAGCTGGTCGGCGCCGTTGCAGTCGTCGTTGCGGGGCATGCCGGTCTCGACCATGCCCGCGACGATCCGGTCCGAGAGCGGGTTCCGATCGCGCTGGTCCTCGATGTAGAGCGGGCCGACGGCGCCGTGGTACTGGCTGGCGCCACGCGAGTTGCGCTCGGAGACCTTGAAGAGCGGCAGCACCTCGTCGTACGACCAGCCGACCGCGCCGCCCTTGGCCCAGTCGTCGTAGTCGTGACGGCTGCCGCGGACGTACATCATCGCGTTCATGCCGCTGCACCCGCCGAGGTAGCGGGCGCGCGGGTGGTAGAGGACGCGATCGTCGAGGCCGGGCTCCGGCTCCGTCATCACGGCCCAGTCCAGGTCGGTCTTGAACTGCTTGGCGAAGGCGGCGGGCACCTTCACCTCCATCCCCGTCTTGCGCGGGCCGGCCTCGATGAGGAGCACCCTGTTGTCGGGGTTCTCCGAGAGCCGGCCGGCCACCACGGAGCCCGCGGACCCCGAGCCCACCACGATGTAGTCGTACGTCGCCATGTCAGTCATCACCCTCGCCTCACCCTTGTCTCACCCTTGCGTCGTCATCGCGCGGCCGCCGCCACTGTGGCGGTCGTCACGTCGGTCCTCGTACGGTGTCAACGCGGGACTCGCGGGCGCTTGGCGTTGCAGCCAAACCTGGGCTCCGCCATTGTGTGCCTGACCAACCGGAGGCGGGCGTGGGGCGAAGGGATGCGGCGGTGACGGCGAGCGTGGCTTCCATGCGGGTGTGGCTGGAGCGGTACGCCGAGGAGGCCGTGGTGCCGCCGATCTCCGACGAGGTGCCCCGCCGGATCGACGAGCACATCGCCGGGCAGATGCCCGAGCTCGCCCAGGACCCGATGCTGGTCGCCGACCTGCACGCCAGCACCCGTGCCCAGTGGCGGGTGTTCGCCGCCAACCTCACCTCCGCGCACAGCTTCACCCCGCTGCCGCAGGCCGCCGATCTCGCCCGTTCGCTGGCCCGCCGCGGGTTGGAGCTGAGCGTCCTGCTCAAGGTGTACCGCTCGGCCCACAAGGTCCTCTTCGACTACTTCGCCGAGGTCACCGCGGCGCTCGGCCCGCAGGACCCGGCCCCGACGAGCTGCTCACCTACCTCTGGAGCCGGGGCGAGCAGTGGCTCAACGACTCGGTCGAGGCGCTGATCGACACCTACGGCGACGAACGCCAGCGCCTGGTCGCCGGCGCGGTCCAGCAGCGTTCGGAGCTGGTCAGCACGCTGTTGGGCGGCGCCGGCGGAGACATCGACCGGATCTCGCGGGACCTGGGGCACCAGGTCGCCCACTGGCAGACGGCCGCGGTGCTGTGGCTCGACGACAACGACGACCCGACGACGACGAGCAGCGCCCTGAGTGACCTGACGGCAGCGTTCGCCCGCGCGCTCGACGCTCCGCCACCGCTCACCCTGGTCGCGGGAAGTCGCGAGCTCTGGCTCTGGGCAGCCACCGCACGCAGGCCGGATCCCGGACGGATCGAGGACGTCGCCACCGTCCTGGCGGAGGCGGGCGCCCATCTGGCCGTCGGGATGCCGGCCCGCGGACTGGCGGGCTTCCGGTCCAGTCATCTGGAGGCCCGCGCGGTGGAGCGGTTGGGCCTCGCGGCACGTCGATCACCCGCTCTGCTGTCCTACCCCGACGTCGAGCTCCTCTGCCTGGTCGCCGATGCGCCGGAGCTGGTGCACCGGATGGTCGGGCGGGAGCTCGGCGACCTCGCCTCACCCGACCGCAACGTCGCCCTGGTGCGGGAGACGGTGCTGGCCCACCTGGAGGGTGGCCTGAACGTGGAGGCCACGGCGGAGCGGATGTTCGTGCACAAGAACACCATCCGCTACCGCCTGGCGCGGGCCGAGGAGCTCCTGGGCCACCCGCTCGCCGAGCGGGTGGCCCTCCTCGAGCTCGCCCTGCGTCACGTCGTCCTGCACGGGCTGCCCGAGGAGTCCTCCACGCAGGCCTGATGCCGTGTTTTGTCGTGCAGTCCGAACCCGGGCCGACGTTTTGGTCCAGCGCATGAGCGCGGCCCGGCCGGCGACTGCGACCTTCGTCACATGAACGCGAATCTCTACGGTCTCCTCGCAGCCTCGGCCGCCGCCCACCCCGCCAAGGTCGCACTCCGGTCGAGCACCGGATCACTGTCCTACGCCGAGCTCGACGAGCTCACCGGCAGGGTCGCCGCGGACCTCCGCGGCCAGGGCGTCGGGCCCGGTGACCGGGTGGCGATCATGTTGCCGAACGTCGCGGCGTTCGCCGTCCTCTACTACGGCGTCCTGCGCGCCGGCGCGGTGGTGGTGCCGATGAACCCGCTGCTGCGTGAGCGCGAGATCGAGCACTACCTGCGCGACCCCGAGGTGTCCGTGGTCTACGCGCTGGCCGACCTCCGCGACGTCGTCGCGCCGGTGGCCGAGCGCCTGGGCACGGTGCTGCACCCGGTGGTGCCCGGTGAGTTCGAGGCAGGCCTGAGCGAGGCCGCCGGAGACGAGACCGCCGCCGACCGGGATGCCACGGACACCGCCGTGATCCTCTACACGTCCGGGACCACCGGCCGGCCCAAGGGCGCCCAGCTCACGCACGGCAACATCGGTCGCAACGTGGAGATCGGCACCGGGATGTTCGAGATGACCGACGCCGACGTCGCGATCGGTGCGCTGCCGCTCTTCCATGCGTTCGGGCAGGTGTGCGCCCTGAACTCCGCCATCGCTCGCGGAGCCGAGCTCGTCCTCATCGGTCGCTTCGACCCGGCGCAGGTGCTCGCGGCGATGGCCGAGCACCGCGCCACGATGTTCCTCGGAGTTCCGACGATGTACGGCGCGCTCCTCCACGACCCGAGCGCGGCCTCCACCGACACCTCCTCGCTCCGTGTCTGCGTCTCCGGAGGCGCGTCGTTGCCGGTCGAGATCCTGCACGCGTTCGAGCGCGAGTTCGGGTGCACCCTGCTGGAGGGGTACGGGCTCTCCGAGACCTCTCCGATGGCGTCCTTCAACCGGCGCGAGCACCGCAAGCCGGGCTCGATCGGCCTGCCCATCCCCGGCGTCGAGATGCGCCTGGTGGGCGCCGACGGTGCCGAGGTCGGGCCCGGCGAGATCGGCGAGATCCTGATCCGGGGGCACAACGTCATGAAGGGCTACTGGCGGATGCCCGAGGAGACCGCCGAGGCGATCAGCGCCGACGGCTGGTTCCGGACCGGCGACCTGGCCCGCCGCGACGACGAGGGGTTCTACTTCGTCGTCGACCGTCTGAAGGAGCTGGTGATCCGCGGCGGCTACAACGTCTATCCCCGCGAGATCGAGGAGGTGCTCTACGAGCACCCGGCGGTCCGCGAGGCCGCGGTGATCGGCATCGCCCACCCCGATCTCGGCGAGGAGGTCGGGGCGGCCATCGCTCTCGTCGGCCCGGACGCCGCGACGGTGGACGAGCTCCGGGCCTTCGTGCGCGATCGGGTGGCGCCATACAAGTACCCCCGCCACGTCTGGATCGTCGACGAGCTTCCCAAGGGTGCGACCAACAAGATCCTGAAGCGGGAGATCGCCGTCCCGGAGGTCGCCTCCCAGGGCTGAGCCGACCGTGCTCTCCACGGACACCGGCGAGACCCTCGCCGGTGTCCGTGCCGGCAGGTACGGTCGGGCGCATGAGGCGGGCTCCGCACGAGAACGTGGCCACCGTGCTGGTCGATCCCGCGGTGCTGCCCGACCTCGAGCTCGCACTGATGGAGCTGGACCTGCGGGTGTGGCCGGTCTCCACCGCTCCGATCGCGCTCGACGGCCCGCGACAGGCCTTCCAGATCCGCCGCCGACTGATCGAGGCACACCGCGGAGCATGGGACTGTGCCGCGGCGTGGACGCCGGTCTGGATCAGCTTCGGCGAGCGGTGGTACGTCGGCAGCGAGCCGTTGCCCTGGACGGCTCACCGCACGCTCTGGCAGGTGCTCGAGGAGCGGGCGGACCACGTGCGCTACCGCAAGCGCCTCGGCGGCGTCCGTCCGCTCGCCGTGCCGACCGAGGACCGGCGGGTCAGCTGAGAGCTCGCCGGTGTCACGGCGCGACGCGCCCCCGGACCGAGCAGTGCGGCGCCGATCGGGTGCGCCCGGACGCTTGCCGACAAATAGAACACGTTCTAGTCTGCCGGGCATGGACACCCTGTACACCGGCACCCACAACGGCCACCTGATGGTGGCAGCGCTCAAGCGCCACCGCGACCGCCCCGTGATCCACCTCGGCGACGTGACGCTCACCGGCGGTCAGGTGGGGAGCGGATCAGCCAGTACGTCCAGGCTTTCGAGGCGCTCGGGGCCGGCACCGGAGTCGCCACCGCGCTGCTGGCGCCCAACCGACCCGAGGTGCTCTTCATCCTCGGTGCCGGCCAGACCCAGGGCTTCCAGCGCACCGCGCTGCACCCGCTCGGCTCGGCCGACGACCACGCCTACGTGATCAACGATGCGGGCATCACGGCCCTGATCGTCGACCCGTACTTCACCGACCGGGCCGTGGAGCTCCTGGACAAGTGTCCCGGGTTGAAGCAGGTGCTGACCATCGGCCCGGTCCCCGACGCCCTCGCCGCCTGCGGCACGGACCTGGTGGCGGCCGCCGCCACCTACCGGCCGCAGGCGCTCGCCGCCCGCGTGCTGCCACCCGACCACATCGTGTCGATCACCTACACCGGAGGCACGACGGGGCGGCCCAAGGGGGTGGTCGGCACCGCGCGTGCGATGAACACGATGACCCACATCCAGCTGGCCGAGTGGGAGTGGCCCGAGGCGCCCCGGTTCCTGATGTGCACCCCGCTGTCCCATGCCGGTGCGGCGTTCTTCGTGCCCGTCGTGATCAAGGGAGGCACGCTGTTCGTCACCGCTCGCTTCGATCCCGCCGAGGTCCTCCGCGTGGTCGAGGAGGAGCGGATCACCTCGCTGATGCTGGTGCCGTCGATGCTCTACGCGCTGATGGACCACCCGGACTCGCGCACGCGTGACCTCTCCTCCCTGGAGACGGTCTACTACGGGGCGTCGGCGATCAATCCGGTGCGCCTCAAGGAGGCCATCGAGCGGTTCGGGCCGATCTTCGCGCAGTACTACGGTCAGTCCGAGGCGCCGATGGCGATCGCCTACTTCCCGACGTCCGACCACGTCGATGCCGACGGCCGCCCCGTCGAGCACCGCCTCAGCTCCTGTGGCCGGCCCGCGGCCTTCCTCCGCACCGCGCTGCTCGGCGAGGACGGCCGGCCGGTCGAGCCCGGCGAGCCCGGCGAGATCTGCGTCGCCGGGCCGCTGCTGGCCGGGGGGTACTGGCAGCTCCCGACGAGACGGCGAGCACGTTCCGGGACGGATGGATGCACACCGGCGACGTGGCTCGCGAGGACGAGGACGGCTTCTGGTACATCGTGGACCGGACCAAGGACATGATCGTCACCGGTGGCTTCAACGTCTTCCCGCGGGAGGTCGAGGACGTGGTCGCGGGCCACCCGGCCGTCGCCCAGGTCGGCGTCATCGGCACCCCGGACGACAAGTTCGGAGAGCTGGTGACCGCGGTCGTCGTCCTGCGCGACGGGGTCGCCCGCGACGAGGCGTCGATCGCCACGATGGCCGAGGAGATCAAGCAGGCCGTCAAGGAGAAGAAGGGCTCCGTCCAGGTGCCCAAGCGGATCGAGGTCGCCGACGCCCTCCCGCTCACCGCTCTCGGGAAGCCG from Nocardioides sambongensis includes:
- a CDS encoding AMP-binding enzyme; the protein is MAREDEDGFWYIVDRTKDMIVTGGFNVFPREVEDVVAGHPAVAQVGVIGTPDDKFGELVTAVVVLRDGVARDEASIATMAEEIKQAVKEKKGSVQVPKRIEVADALPLTALGKPDKKALRAQYWTGERSVG
- a CDS encoding long-chain-fatty-acid--CoA ligase; translated protein: MNANLYGLLAASAAAHPAKVALRSSTGSLSYAELDELTGRVAADLRGQGVGPGDRVAIMLPNVAAFAVLYYGVLRAGAVVVPMNPLLREREIEHYLRDPEVSVVYALADLRDVVAPVAERLGTVLHPVVPGEFEAGLSEAAGDETAADRDATDTAVILYTSGTTGRPKGAQLTHGNIGRNVEIGTGMFEMTDADVAIGALPLFHAFGQVCALNSAIARGAELVLIGRFDPAQVLAAMAEHRATMFLGVPTMYGALLHDPSAASTDTSSLRVCVSGGASLPVEILHAFEREFGCTLLEGYGLSETSPMASFNRREHRKPGSIGLPIPGVEMRLVGADGAEVGPGEIGEILIRGHNVMKGYWRMPEETAEAISADGWFRTGDLARRDDEGFYFVVDRLKELVIRGGYNVYPREIEEVLYEHPAVREAAVIGIAHPDLGEEVGAAIALVGPDAATVDELRAFVRDRVAPYKYPRHVWIVDELPKGATNKILKREIAVPEVASQG
- a CDS encoding PucR family transcriptional regulator encodes the protein MGGAGGDIDRISRDLGHQVAHWQTAAVLWLDDNDDPTTTSSALSDLTAAFARALDAPPPLTLVAGSRELWLWAATARRPDPGRIEDVATVLAEAGAHLAVGMPARGLAGFRSSHLEARAVERLGLAARRSPALLSYPDVELLCLVADAPELVHRMVGRELGDLASPDRNVALVRETVLAHLEGGLNVEATAERMFVHKNTIRYRLARAEELLGHPLAERVALLELALRHVVLHGLPEESSTQA
- a CDS encoding GMC family oxidoreductase gives rise to the protein MTDMATYDYIVVGSGSAGSVVAGRLSENPDNRVLLIEAGPRKTGMEVKVPAAFAKQFKTDLDWAVMTEPEPGLDDRVLYHPRARYLGGCSGMNAMMYVRGSRHDYDDWAKGGAVGWSYDEVLPLFKVSERNSRGASQYHGAVGPLYIEDQRDRNPLSDRIVAGMVETGMPRNDDCNGADQLGAGNHQSTLRRGQRWTTADGYVRPALKRANFTLLSDAQVHRVSVEGGRAVGVEVEVEGRLRTIRADREVILSAGAFNTPQLLMLSGIGPADHLAEHGIATLLDNPNVGAHLMDHPFYTANFETSAKGTLAEAESPIQLVKYLAARKGLLTSPIAEVTGFLRTRPDEETPDIQLVGGPAYFWDNGFSTHDKAAYVIAASLIGSKSRGSVRLRSADPKAQVAARFNYMSDPAEMDSMVAAIERIRAVADSAALKPLTTRHLHPPASVRTRAELEADIRRNIVHTYHPSCTARMGSEADGVVDHELRVHGVSGLRVADASVFPTVTHGNTHAPSVLVGEKAAAMIAAAR
- a CDS encoding aldehyde dehydrogenase family protein; amino-acid sequence: MSTEADAATSAALAADLIVERLTAGETRWARTPLAERAALLTRFVALVDECAEDWVRIACEIKGLPADSPLVGEEWMSGPWATASYVQALHRTLTVMAEGGDPLAGFDVRRIAGDRIAVDVLPSNPFEWLLLNGFTAQVWMRPGVGEDELVAGQGLGQRTPDDTAGVAAVLGAGNITSIVPSDLLYVLYADNRVAAVKLNPISDPLAEVYRRIFAPFIEIGAIEIVTGGLELGAALIEHPDVAAVHMTGSEATHDAIVWGTGETARANRAAGTPALTKPITSELGGAAPVVVVPGKWSKRDLRFQAQHIATQRLHNGGSNCIAAQVVVLSADWEQKDDFLRELTEALAAAPARLPWYPGTVARADDARRAHPRAVPVGGTAERTLITGLDPADPTEPAFRSEFFGPVLGVTEIPGRGSDFLARAVDFCNDRLRGTLGANIVLHPRTRRALGEGFEDQVARLRYGTIGINVWTGVGYLTANATWGAFPGHPLDDIQSGRGIVHNALLLDGVERTVVRGPFRPSPRSIVHGEWSLAPKPPWFVDNRTATTTGRRLTRFAAHPRWRGLPAIFASALRG
- a CDS encoding AMP-binding protein; this translates as MSQYVQAFEALGAGTGVATALLAPNRPEVLFILGAGQTQGFQRTALHPLGSADDHAYVINDAGITALIVDPYFTDRAVELLDKCPGLKQVLTIGPVPDALAACGTDLVAAAATYRPQALAARVLPPDHIVSITYTGGTTGRPKGVVGTARAMNTMTHIQLAEWEWPEAPRFLMCTPLSHAGAAFFVPVVIKGGTLFVTARFDPAEVLRVVEEERITSLMLVPSMLYALMDHPDSRTRDLSSLETVYYGASAINPVRLKEAIERFGPIFAQYYGQSEAPMAIAYFPTSDHVDADGRPVEHRLSSCGRPAAFLRTALLGEDGRPVEPGEPGEICVAGPLLAGGYWQLPTRRRARSGTDGCTPATWLARTRTASGTSWTGPRT